The following coding sequences lie in one Silene latifolia isolate original U9 population chromosome 5, ASM4854445v1, whole genome shotgun sequence genomic window:
- the LOC141654786 gene encoding receptor-like protein EIX2 yields the protein MESERDALVEFKRGIRIDRCGLLDSWGITQDCCMWHGIQCHNHSGHVTALSLPTLINYTSDMLLPCLQGTIGESILGLKQLKYIDLSHNDFGGKLPKFIGSLSNLEYLNLSYVRFTGVIPQEIGNLSKLTYLGLNGNYMRVENLRWLSQLRLLREVELGGNDLSLATNSWLSSVNNLPFLQVLGLNNCNLSLKLSSSLSYINSSTTLGTITLQGNNLNDTSIFEWLSNLNGLETSLTYLDLSFNNHLFESNFQGTGYAMNLLGNLCSLQSLLLYNTSLNYNFLHIIESLSLCTYKSLENLDLAVNQVWGSIPDNIGNLSYLREFNIDNNQLNGTISEALGGLSMLDTLGLSGNSLKGVFTSAHLSNLSNLSSLNLALNTELVVNISANWVPPFQLDILSLESCKVGPDFPKKLNHYYYIQH from the coding sequence ATGGAGAGTGAGAGAGATGCACTGGTTGAGTTCAAACGTGGTATTCGTATCGACCGTTGTGGATTGCTTGATTCTTGGGGAATCACTCAGGATTGCTGCATGTGGCACGGCATTCAGTGTCACAATCATTCTGGCCACGTCACTGCCCTCAGTCTTCCGACACTCATAAATTACACTAGCGACATGCTGTTGCCCTGCTTACAAGGTACAATCGGTGAATCTATACTTGgtttgaaacaattaaaatatatAGACCTCAGTCATAATGATTTCGGGGGAAAATTGCCTAAGTTTATAGGCTCACTTTCAAATTTAGAGTACCTTAACCTCTCCTATGTGAGGTTTACGGGCGTCATTCCTCAAGAGATTGGAAACCTTTCCAAGCTAACATATCTTGGTCTTAATGGTAATTATATGAGGGTGGAAAACTTACGATGGCTTTCGCAACTAAGGTTGCTAAGGGAGGTGGAATTGGGTGGTAATGATCTGAGTCTAGCTACAAACAGTTGGCTTTCTAGTGTTAACAACCTACCTTTCTTGCAAGTTCTTGGCTTGAATAATTGTAACCTATCTCTAAAGTTGTCTTCTTCTCTTTCATATATTAATTCTTCGACAACCCTTGGTACTATTACCCTTCAAGGAAATAACTTGAATGATACATCAATATTTGAGTGGTTGTCAAACTTGAATGGACTTGAGACTAGCCTTACTTACCTTGACCTCTCTTTTAATAATCATCTTTTTGAAAGTAATTTCCAAGGGACTGGATATGCTATGAATTTACTTGGCAACTTGTGTAGTTTGCAAAGCTTACTATTATACAACACCAGTCTCAACTATAACTTCTTACACATAATCGAATCCTTATCCTTATGTACATACAAGTCACTAGAAAATCTAGATTTAGCCGTGAACCAAGTATGGGGATCCATTCCTGACAACATTGGTAACCTGTCTTACCTGAGGGAATTCAACATTGATAATAATCAGCTTAATGGCACCATTAGTGAAGCACTTGGGGGACTTTCTATGCTTGACACATTGGGACTTTCTGGGAATTCTTTGAAAGGAGTTTTCACGAGTGCCCATCTATCAAATCTTTCCAATTTGAGTTCCTTAAACTTGGCATTGAACACAGAATTAGTGGTTAATATCAGTGCGAACTGGGTTCCGCCATTTCAGTTGGACATACTCTCTTTGGAATCATGTAAGGTTGGCCCTGATTTCCCAAAAAAACTTAACCATTATTATTATATCCAACACTAG
- the LOC141656652 gene encoding receptor-like protein EIX2 — MIPVSFFNSLSPKLEGLTMYQNKMYGVLPDVSTTFVNPPVFDLSSNSFSGAIPSFMRYASALKLNDNNFSKGLVPLLCPQTKMPLIYLDLSNNSFSDKLPDCWGYFDKLLVLHLENNKFWGNLPVSIGRLNQLQALDLSNNNFSGELPASLINCTSLIFLDLSHNSLFGYIPSALGNTFQNLSIFILRDNNFLGALPSSLCHLSRLQMLDFSNNRISGTIPRCIYNLTGMASTKSLLQTIVFYFPSEVGTIVHRDNALIIWKGKEQNIGMDYLLRHIKIIDFSNNMLEGQIPEGISSLVGLIEINLSRNHLSGVITSRIGQLMSLESLDLSHNHLSGEIPLSLAKISSLEVLDLSYNNLSGKIPDGTQLQSFNTTSYMGNSGLCGAPLPKCPEDEEAITPKNIDKEQPSDNFMVGVYVSVVLGFIFGFWGVCGTLVVKTSWRRAFFRLYDDIKDKIYVMVLVTIARVWRST, encoded by the coding sequence ATGATACCCGTTTCTTTTTTCAACTCGTTATCACCCAAACTAGAGGGACTCACAATGTATCAAAATAAGATGTATGGGGTACTTCCAGATGTATCGACCACATTTGTGAATCCACCAGTGTTCGATTTAAGTTCAAACAGCTTCAGTGGCGCAATTCCATCATTTATGAGATATGCTTCAGCATTAAAACTTAACGACAATAACTTCTCTAAAGGATTGGTTCCTCTTTTGTGTCCTCAAACAAAAATGCCTTTAATCTATCTTGACCTATCAAACAACTCTTTTTCGGATAAGCTTCCGGATTGTTGGGGTTACTTCGATAAATTATTAGTCTTACACCTCGAAAACAACAAGTTTTGGGGGAATTTGCCAGTTTCCATAGGTAGACTAAATCAGCTCCAAGCTCTAGATTTGAGCAACAACAATTTCTCTGGTGAACTCCCTGCATCCCTAATAAATTGTACTTCTTTGATTTTTCTTGATCTTTCCCATAATTCATTGTTTGGATACATACCTTCTGCCTTGGGGAATACTTTTCAAAATCTTAGCATTTTTATCTTGCGAGATAACAACTTTCTCGGAGCCCTTCCTTCAAGCTTGTGTCATCTCTCCCGACTTCAAATGTTGGATTTTTCAAACAACCGCATAAGTGGAACCATCCCAAGATGCATATACAATCTCACAGGGATGGCTAGCACAAAAAGTCTCTTACAAACTATCGTCTTTTATTTCCCGTCCGAAGTCGGTACAATTGTTCACAGGGATAATGCTTTGATAATTTGGAAAGGCAAAGAACAAAACATTGGAATGGATTATTTACTGAGACACATTAAAATCATCGATTTTTCAAACAATATGCTCGAAGGACAGATTCCTGAAGGAATTTCAAGTCTTGTTGGTTTAATTGAAATAAATCTATCAAGAAACCATTTAAGTGGAGTTATTACGTCAAGGATAGGTCAGCTGATGTCTTTGGAATCACTAGATTTATCACATAACCATCTTTCCGGTGAGATTCCACTTAGTTTGGCTAAAATAAGCTCTCTAGAGGTATTGGATTTGTCGTACAATAACTTGTCCGGGAAGATTCCAGACGGCACCCAACTACAAAGTTTCAATACTACATCATACATGGGAAACTCTGGACTTTGTGGAGCACCACTCCCTAAATGTCCTGAAGATGAAGAGGCCATAACTCCGAAAAATATAGACAAAGAGCAGCCTAGCGATAACTTTATGGTAGGAGTGTACGTAAGTGTGGTGCTTGGATTTATCTTTGGATTTTGGGGAGTTTGTGGTACTTTAGTTGTCAAAACATCTTGGAGACGTGCCTTCTTCCGGTTGTATGACGACATCAAAGACAAGATTTATGTGATGGTTCTTGTGACTATAGCCAGGGTTTGGAGGAGCACTTGA